A genomic stretch from Acidobacteriota bacterium includes:
- the dnaB gene encoding replicative DNA helicase, with protein MTEPLRAGRIEPDTPALPWDEHAERAVLGAVLIEPRALDTALELLTPDDFHRVSHRLIFRAMVSLASRSEAIDPVTVRAELEREGVLEKAGGAAYVASLIDGLPRTTNVGTYARIVRDRSLLRQLLGAAEDLRQRAAEARIPAAELIDQMQGRLFALADASRRGGFQAIERVAAEGIRVLEELSEKRQLVTGLSTGFRSLDYCTSGFQRGDLIILAARPSMGKTALALNFAQHAAVHEGAVVGIFSMEMPAHQLFFRMLAAEGLIDSHKLRTGNLSSEEWDKVTVCYEALARSALFIDDTPGLTPMEIRAKARKLAADRGLDLLVIDYLQLMRSERRSESRQQEVSQISRALKSIAKELNVPVIALSQLSRAPEQRKDDHRPQLSDLRESGSLEQDADVVMFIFRREVYEKPEKKAEYEGQAELIIAKQRNGPTRTIPLYFVKEHTRFYERKED; from the coding sequence ATGACCGAACCGCTGCGCGCAGGCCGTATCGAGCCGGACACGCCGGCGCTGCCCTGGGACGAGCATGCCGAGCGAGCCGTCCTGGGAGCCGTGCTGATCGAGCCGAGGGCCCTGGACACCGCCCTCGAGCTGCTCACCCCCGACGACTTCCACCGGGTGTCGCACCGGCTCATCTTCCGGGCGATGGTCTCGCTGGCCTCCCGGTCGGAGGCGATCGATCCGGTCACCGTCCGCGCCGAGCTGGAGCGCGAGGGAGTGCTCGAGAAGGCGGGCGGCGCCGCCTACGTGGCGTCGCTCATCGACGGGCTGCCCCGGACCACCAACGTCGGCACGTACGCCCGGATCGTTCGCGACCGGTCGTTGCTGCGCCAGCTCCTCGGTGCCGCGGAAGACCTCCGGCAGCGCGCGGCGGAGGCCCGGATCCCCGCGGCCGAACTCATCGATCAGATGCAGGGACGGCTGTTCGCCCTGGCCGATGCGAGCCGCCGGGGCGGGTTCCAGGCGATCGAGCGCGTCGCGGCCGAGGGGATCCGCGTCCTCGAGGAGCTGTCGGAGAAGCGACAGCTCGTCACGGGGCTGTCCACCGGTTTCCGGTCGCTCGACTACTGCACGTCCGGGTTCCAGCGAGGCGACCTCATCATCCTCGCGGCCAGACCGTCGATGGGCAAGACGGCTCTGGCGCTCAACTTCGCCCAGCACGCCGCCGTCCACGAGGGTGCGGTCGTCGGGATCTTCTCGATGGAGATGCCGGCCCACCAGCTCTTCTTCCGGATGCTGGCGGCCGAGGGACTGATCGACTCCCACAAACTTCGCACCGGGAACCTGTCGAGCGAGGAGTGGGACAAGGTCACCGTGTGCTACGAGGCCCTCGCGAGGAGCGCGCTTTTCATCGACGACACCCCGGGCCTGACCCCGATGGAGATCCGCGCGAAGGCGCGCAAGCTCGCGGCCGATCGCGGGCTGGACCTGCTGGTGATCGACTATCTCCAGCTGATGCGCTCGGAGCGGCGTTCGGAATCCCGCCAGCAAGAGGTCTCGCAGATCAGCCGGGCGCTGAAGAGCATCGCCAAGGAGCTGAACGTCCCGGTGATCGCCCTGTCCCAGCTGTCGAGAGCTCCGGAGCAGCGCAAGGACGACCACCGCCCCCAGCTCTCCGATCTCCGGGAGTCGGGCTCGCTGGAGCAGGACGCCGATGTCGTCATGTTCATCTTCCGGCGGGAGGTGTACGAAAAGCCCGAGAAGAAGGCGGAATACGAAGGTCAGGCGGAGCTGATCATCGCCAAGCAACGCAACGGTCCGACACGGACCATTCCGCTCTACTTCGTCAAGGAGCACACCCGCTTCTACGAGCGCAAAGAAGATTGA
- the ispG gene encoding 4-hydroxy-3-methylbut-2-en-1-yl diphosphate synthase codes for MACEAFAPAPAAGTAPPHRRPTWEVRIGAVPIGGNRPIAVQSMTTTPTADAEATARQVAALARGGCDIVRVTVPSRRDAAALPRIREILRAEGISVPLVADIHFTPRLALEVIEHVEKVRINPGNFADRRRLDGQPYDERNFDRDAARAAELFAPVVDRARELGVAIRIGVNHGSLSDRMMHRYGDTPEGMVESAMEFVRVAVDRGHRGLVVSMKASNPQVMVRAYRLLVDRLDAEGVPLPVHLGVTEAGAGEEGRLKSAVGIGTLLQEGIGDTVRVSLTEDPLNEIPVARELVRRFARPPGPWVPPEAPPARATSPIEIGGRTFGGGSPPQVEVVVDAGDAAAVASCLEAGPPPDLVDVVANPGSGTAAVERLRELAARAGTARGLTLERTAWRALGAGDPVLRQALGLCDRIALRVAAEEAGRVVREEAWADTPLLLLLDLPGDDEGEWAESCRTFATATAGVRPGVAVGLWPSVPPDRFARAHGTLLRALARAGHRAPLVLALPAPSGEEPCVMVGGVAGPLLLEGIGDAVRAPAQGTGASRTAERLHGLLRAARRRLERAEYIACPSCGRTLFDLERTTERVRKVTGHLKLRIAVMGCIVNGPGEMADADYGYVGWGPGKVALFAGRELVEKDIPSEQAPERLVALIRSRGDWTDPPAGGAR; via the coding sequence ATGGCTTGTGAGGCGTTCGCGCCCGCCCCGGCCGCCGGCACCGCGCCGCCCCACCGGCGGCCGACATGGGAAGTCCGGATCGGCGCCGTCCCGATCGGCGGGAACCGACCCATCGCCGTCCAGTCGATGACCACCACTCCCACCGCCGACGCGGAGGCCACGGCCCGTCAGGTGGCGGCGCTCGCCCGCGGCGGGTGCGACATCGTGCGGGTGACGGTCCCTTCGCGGCGGGACGCCGCGGCGCTCCCCAGGATCCGGGAGATCCTCCGGGCGGAGGGGATCTCGGTGCCGCTGGTGGCCGACATCCACTTCACCCCGCGGCTGGCGCTCGAGGTGATCGAGCACGTGGAGAAGGTCCGGATCAATCCGGGCAACTTCGCGGACCGGCGCCGGCTGGACGGCCAGCCCTACGACGAGCGGAACTTCGACCGGGACGCGGCGCGGGCCGCGGAGCTCTTCGCCCCGGTGGTCGACCGCGCGCGCGAGCTCGGGGTCGCGATCCGCATCGGGGTCAACCACGGGTCGCTCTCGGACCGGATGATGCACCGTTACGGCGACACGCCGGAGGGCATGGTCGAGTCGGCCATGGAGTTCGTGCGCGTGGCGGTCGATCGCGGCCACCGAGGGCTGGTCGTCTCGATGAAGGCCTCCAACCCGCAGGTGATGGTTCGGGCCTACCGCTTGCTGGTCGACAGGCTCGATGCCGAGGGCGTCCCGCTACCGGTGCACCTCGGGGTGACGGAGGCCGGAGCGGGGGAGGAAGGGCGCCTGAAGTCGGCGGTCGGCATCGGGACGCTGCTGCAGGAGGGGATCGGGGACACGGTCCGCGTCTCCCTCACCGAAGACCCACTGAACGAGATCCCGGTCGCCCGCGAGCTCGTGCGGCGGTTCGCGCGTCCCCCAGGGCCGTGGGTCCCACCCGAGGCGCCGCCCGCGCGGGCGACGTCGCCGATCGAGATCGGAGGCCGGACCTTCGGCGGCGGGTCCCCCCCGCAGGTGGAAGTCGTCGTCGATGCCGGTGACGCGGCCGCCGTGGCCTCCTGCCTGGAAGCCGGTCCGCCGCCCGACCTCGTGGACGTTGTGGCGAACCCCGGCAGCGGCACGGCCGCGGTCGAGCGGCTCCGGGAGCTGGCCGCCCGGGCGGGAACGGCGCGGGGACTGACGTTGGAGCGGACCGCCTGGCGGGCTCTCGGGGCGGGGGACCCCGTCCTGCGGCAGGCGCTGGGGCTCTGCGACCGGATCGCGCTTCGGGTGGCGGCCGAAGAGGCGGGTCGGGTCGTACGGGAGGAGGCGTGGGCGGACACGCCGCTCCTTCTCCTTCTGGATCTTCCCGGGGACGACGAGGGCGAGTGGGCGGAGAGTTGCCGCACCTTCGCCACCGCCACGGCGGGAGTACGCCCCGGCGTGGCCGTCGGACTGTGGCCGTCGGTTCCTCCGGACCGGTTCGCGCGTGCGCATGGGACCCTGCTCCGCGCCCTCGCGCGGGCGGGACACCGCGCCCCGCTCGTGTTGGCGCTCCCGGCGCCGTCCGGGGAGGAGCCTTGCGTCATGGTCGGTGGGGTGGCCGGGCCCTTGCTGCTGGAGGGCATCGGCGACGCGGTGCGGGCGCCGGCGCAAGGGACCGGTGCGTCACGGACGGCCGAACGGCTGCACGGCCTGCTCCGAGCGGCGAGGCGGCGCCTGGAGCGCGCGGAGTACATCGCCTGCCCGTCCTGCGGGCGGACGCTGTTCGACCTCGAGCGCACCACGGAACGCGTTCGGAAGGTCACCGGCCATCTCAAGCTCCGGATCGCCGTGATGGGCTGCATCGTGAACGGTCCCGGAGAGATGGCGGACGCCGACTACGGCTACGTAGGGTGGGGGCCGGGGAAGGTGGCTCTGTTCGCCGGACGCGAGCTGGTCGAAAAGGACATCCCTTCGGAGCAGGCCCCCGAGCGCCTGGTGGCTCTCATCCGGAGCCGCGGGGACTGGACCGACCCGCCCGCGGGTGGGGCGCGATGA
- a CDS encoding carbamoyl-phosphate synthase small subunit has translation MDALLALEDGRVFRGRGLGAAGVVTGEVVFNTGLTGYQEIVTDPSYRGQIVTLTVPHVGNTGVNPEDPESDRPQVAGLVVRAASRSSSSWRAQSELDRYLRRHAVPGLEGIDTRALTRHIRSAGVLRGCLSTGSLAPEQAVERARQAPRIETLDLVGEVTCRRAYSWREAGGPLIEARPSRRASGYHVVAFDFGIKRNILRLLAARGFRITVVPAGTSAADALALRPDGIFLSNGPGDPEACAGPTATIRALVGRIPIFGICLGHQLIARALGARTFKLKFGHRGTNHPVREQATGRVAITSQNHGYAVDPDTLPAELEVTHVSLYDGTVEGLAHREVPLFSVQFHPEGAPGPHDTWDLFDRFVELIESGSPLPAAAPPRSA, from the coding sequence CGCGCTGGAAGACGGCCGGGTCTTCCGGGGCCGCGGTCTGGGTGCCGCCGGCGTGGTCACCGGCGAGGTCGTCTTCAACACGGGCCTGACCGGCTACCAGGAGATCGTCACCGATCCCTCGTACCGCGGGCAGATCGTGACGCTGACCGTCCCGCACGTGGGCAACACCGGGGTCAATCCGGAGGATCCGGAATCGGACCGGCCCCAGGTGGCCGGCCTCGTGGTCCGCGCCGCCTCGCGATCCAGCTCTTCGTGGAGGGCCCAGAGCGAGCTGGACCGATACCTCCGGCGCCACGCGGTGCCCGGCTTGGAGGGGATCGACACGCGGGCGCTCACCCGGCACATCCGCTCGGCGGGTGTGCTGCGCGGTTGCCTGTCGACCGGCTCCCTTGCTCCCGAGCAGGCCGTCGAGCGAGCGCGGCAGGCGCCCCGCATCGAGACGCTCGACCTCGTCGGGGAGGTGACCTGCCGGCGGGCGTATTCGTGGAGGGAAGCCGGCGGTCCGCTCATCGAAGCACGCCCGTCGCGCCGGGCCAGCGGGTACCACGTCGTGGCGTTCGATTTCGGGATCAAGCGGAACATCCTGAGGCTGCTCGCCGCCCGCGGATTCCGGATCACCGTGGTGCCCGCCGGGACGAGCGCCGCCGATGCGCTCGCCCTCCGCCCGGACGGGATCTTCCTGAGCAACGGACCGGGGGATCCCGAAGCGTGCGCCGGTCCCACGGCCACGATCCGCGCGCTGGTGGGCAGGATCCCGATCTTCGGGATCTGCCTGGGGCATCAGCTGATCGCGCGGGCTCTCGGAGCGCGCACGTTCAAGCTCAAGTTCGGCCACCGGGGCACGAATCATCCGGTCCGGGAGCAGGCGACCGGCCGTGTCGCCATCACCTCGCAGAACCACGGTTACGCGGTCGACCCGGACACCCTGCCCGCCGAGCTCGAGGTCACCCACGTCAGCCTGTACGACGGGACGGTGGAGGGACTCGCGCATCGCGAGGTCCCCCTCTTCTCGGTGCAGTTCCACCCGGAAGGAGCTCCCGGGCCGCACGACACCTGGGACCTGTTCGATCGGTTCGTGGAGCTGATCGAGAGCGGGAGCCCACTGCCGGCCGCGGCGCCGCCGAGAAGCGCGTAG